Within Xiphophorus hellerii strain 12219 chromosome 10, Xiphophorus_hellerii-4.1, whole genome shotgun sequence, the genomic segment AGCAtagctaaggctagttagcatagcgaCAGATGACAgtggataaacggttttcctgtatcGGTATGTTGTTTCTCCGCTGTTGGCACATTTAGCAAcagtacatgaggatgattgacagcgctaagccccgcctcttgcctctgattggttgtttttggttcatttccTCAGAGCATCTGGAGATCCGTCTGTCCACTGATTATCTGCCTCGTATTAAACTGGTGACAGTGTTAACTAACATGTAAaacttactgcagctttaaatggaGTCACAGCTGCAGGAAGAATAAATCCAGGCTGTACTTAATGTTTTGACTAGGCTATTCCTATGATGGAGAGCCGCCGTCTGCagtattgtttctgtttcagttcaTGCAGCTGTAAGGAAGCACTTTGTCTCCATCCTGTTTgtgatgtcatttcctgttGAGCATCGCCATGTTCAGCCTGCAGCTGTTGGTTCTGaaacaggggtgtccaaagcgcggcccgggggccatttacGGCCCTGGACTGATTGTTTTTGCGGCCCACGACTCCAATTAGAGATAAAAGGTGGTCGATGCAGAtggaggattttgtttttattttaaatcggGGCAAAATTATTACAGCCAAGTTAAAATcttacaatagaaaatgttgGATGCAGCACCAAGTATTGATCCCCAAGACGTTGTGAGGATCATATCCATCCAGAGCTGCTTCTGATCACGTTATTAAACttggttttacttttcaatTAAAGTGATAAATCTAGGTTTTATTGCTCAGaattgacaaaaatgtttttatgctcAGTAAATTCTCAAATTAGACCTTTTCTTTTAGAGGTAAACCTGTTTGGATCAACGATTATTTACACATcccttaaaaaacattttactaatttaatCCACTGGTTTATTGTTCAGTGGATTAAAAAGtcagcattttgtttctttttgtttcttggtGACCAGTTTGGACATGTCTGCTCCAGAATCTGTTAAGTTCCTGTTGGGTTCAGTTCATGGTGCAATGACAAGTTGTGCAACCAATGCAGTTGGAAGATGTGTGAGGGGCTTATTACTGGTATTATGGATCgaattaaaagtaattttctgctaaaaaacacaaattttgattATCTCAAAGGTTTTCTAGAAAAGAACTTAACATTTTTGTGAGTTTGAAAACTCAAAAGTTTACTACAAGAATCtaagaaattttccagaaaaacttatttactgattttaagtcaaataatttctggaaaaaattttagattaatctcagaaattgtctagaaaaatcaaaaattgaaacattttgacttttgaaatgcaaaaatttccaagtttttctagaaaatttgtgaGATTACCTtccaagttttagttttttggcggaaatctatttttttccatctatgGCCGTACCACGCCGTCGCACGTTTCTGACCAGTTTGtatctaaataataatattgtatGTTTAAGATCCCCAATAAAGCCAGTATTTTCCCAGCGCCAGCCTCACCTGAGTGTTTCAGCTGAAAGTGACCCTGGTTCTGTCAGCGGCTCCGGCTCTCCTATCGCCTCCGGGCCTCTGACGGCTGCTGTCCGCGCCGCGCCGCGCCTCGCCGCTTTGTCCATTGTCCGGGCCGGGCGGCGCGGCCCGAACCTGGAGGAGGATCAGGAGTTTAGGGGTTTTGTGCTGAGGTGTGCTACCTGCTGGGCGGGGTGGGGGTAAAAAGCGCGTGCCCAGGTGAGCCAGCCTCAGTCGGAGCGGGTCATGACTGCAGACTGATGCGGGTAGCTGCGTGAGGAGCCACCAGAGGAACCAGGATGGTGAAGTGCTGGACGCGTTCAGGAGGAGGCCGGGGCGCGGTAAGGACGGAGGTCCGGCGGCGGGTCGGAGGTCCGGATAACCCCCTACCCAGAAATTCACAATAACCcggaaaaaaatatcaaactgaaTTTACAAATGGACCAGAGCAGATCAAACATGAGTATATCCAGTTGATGATCCGGGATTTGTTACAAAAAGATAGAAAAGTTTTCATGTTCAACAACTAAAACTTCAAGCAAAATGTCACGGATTCAGATaccaatctgaaaagtgtggcgtgcatttcTATTCATTCCCACATTAATCCCAGGTGAGACCGCCGTTCGTTTCCACCAGCTTTCAACATCAGCCTTCGAGTCTCTCCACAGATCCTCAGTTGGATTCAGgtatggactttgactaggccacgaACTAGCTCTGATCTAAACCATCGTCCTGCTGGAAGCCGAACCTCCAGTCTCAAGTTTTCTTGATTCAGCTCCAGCCatcttcccacagcatgatgctgccaccaccacatcCTCAGTTCCATTTTGGCCTCTTCTCTGCCTCTAGTGGCCGAAGGCGGGACAGCCGGCTTTACTCTTGTAGCTCTTCCTGTTGACACTCagacctgagctgtggatctctgcagctcctccagagcttcTCTGGTTAAAGCCGTCCTGGTAGctctccacacttttcagattggtgtgaatacttttcactGCTGATGTCTTTAAACGCTGTAGACCTACTGATGTTCATGCCGTGTTCTCAGGGTGAAGGTTCTGACTCGGCCCACTTCCCAGCCAAGGGGTTCTGGATCTGCCTGTCGGCGCTGCTGCTCCTGGTCGCCATGGCGATAGGACTGACCGGCTATCTTGCGCTGACCGGGCCGGGCTCTACGGTACCACGTTCACGTCCGGATCGCGCTGCGTTTTTCCTTTGAGCCGCCGTCTAAACGGATCTGTTTCCGTCACTTCAGTCCCTGCAGACCGTGCGGCTGACGGCGCCGGACCAGACGGGGATTCTGCTCAACCAGACGGCCGTTTTGGACCCGCAGAACCACCTGGTGACACTTTCCGTCACCGCGGCAGGAAACCAGACGTCCACGGTTCTGTTTGACGTCAAACATGTACGTGATTTACACCGTTTACCCTGCAAACCAGGACGGCAACAAACAGCTGGAACTGTAATGCTagttattctgacgattaatcgatgtttctgatgattaatcgattatctTAATGATTAATCAGGCAACAAAATTGGCAGATTTGTCTCTTTAACCTTTCATTCTGtaatagaaacaaagaaacattttaacgTCTTACTGCCTAAAGGTCAACAGCAGCATTCTTTTATAAACTCTTGATCATTTGCAGCAAACGATGAATCTGAGACAGAAAtccttcaaacatcaacatgagAAAAGTTGAACATCAATACAGTGAAGGACTGATCTGGAGATTATCCATTAATAATTGGATGTAAAAGGTgtttaatagatttatttccAGAATGTGAAGCTGAAACTGAACTATAAAAGTTCTggtagaacagatttacagactgaaaaggtttttatttgagaaattttatactccagttaatgatcaatcaattactgaattagttgaaccattttttattttatttccttttcttaaCGGGTAAAACCGCAAAGAGATCCAGAAGACGGACCTGAGCAGAAATCAGTCTATTGTTTCAATAACCGATTAATCAGGATTAATCAGGAATATTCAGTCATTTggagatgaagatgatgatgaagaagatgatgatgagTCTGTTGCTGCAGGGCCTGATCTGCTACCGACCTGCAGACCAGCAGCGCTGCTTCCTGCAGACCATGGAGCGCTCCGACTACGACCACGTGGGCTCCCTGCTCAGCGGACCGCAGAACCAGGTGAATGGGCTCAGCagcggttcggttcggttctgtTGGGCTCAGCAGCGGTTCGGTTCAGTTTGGTTCTGTCGGGCTCAGCAGCAGTTCGGTTTGGTTCGGTTCTGTCAGCCTCAGCAGTAGTTCGGTTCGGTTCTGTCGGGCTCAGCAGCGGTTCGGTtcagtttggttctgttgggctCAGCAGCAGTTCGGTTCGGTTCTGTCGGGCTCAGGCAACTGCAGCTCTCCCTCCGTGGCCTCCAGGCTGAATCGGCGATCCGATCCGGGCGGATCCGCTTTCAGCAGCGACCCGACCGGGGCACAATGGTCGCTCTGTGCGAAGCCTCTCAAAGGGCCGACTGTTCCTGCTGGTCAGATTAGAGGCGGAGTCCGGTTCCACGCCAGGTATGATTTCTGCTGGATTATCTGATTTCTAACAATAATCTGAGGCTGAACGGAGCCGGGTTTGTTCCTGCATGGACAGCAGCAGAGAGTAATTTAATCTGTCATGGAGGATTGGACTCATTGTCATGAGTTTACTATCGGAAGACCGCTGCGTCCATCTGGTTTGTCGTCAGTCATCAGCAGCTCTTTAAGCTCAACATGattcctgctggttctggttctggttctgtaagCCTTTGTTGGTGTGGACGTCTGAACGGCGACCCTGTCCTTGCAGGGAGACGTCCAGCTGTCTGGGAACGAGACACAGAGGCGGACGCAGTTCCTGGGCGTGATGGCGGGCGGTCAGGTGGGCGTGGCCTCGCTGGACGAGCCGCTCCGGACGCTGTGTCGGGACAGAACCGTCCACCGGACCCGCAGGACCGACGGTGAGAGCAGAAACATGCCACTGATGAGACAaaggttttccttccactcaactctCCACTCATACACACAGCAATGACTCTCAGGCTGCTAACTGGTGCtaatacatgaaaataaaacgGAATCAGTTTTAATCCCAATCAATAACCGATCAAACTGCATCTGTCTGCGTCATACAGCCTGGGAGAAGGAAGGACTCAAACCAGCAGAAACATGAGACGAACTCTGACCTTTCAACTGACTGAAAGGTCGTTGTGTCCCTGAACGCTCAGTCAGAAGAGACCAACATGCTGCTGCCGTTTCTAAACTTACTGCCAAAAACTAACATTTAGCCTGAAGgaatagaaatgttttgtttttcagagtcatattttcaccattttatttatttataaatgtcagtttcaatATTTAGTTCAGAGATAAGATCAGCCTCgctccagacgagtttaacagggCGGGCATTGGCTTATTTTGGGGGGCAACATGAATCTACgtagcaataataatattactcaagtaaaagataGAGGCACAGTATAGTAAAACTACtcttataaatacattttttacaaaaaagttactcGAGTGAATGTAAGAAGTCCTGCCCACTTCTGAACACAGACAACACCAGTAGTCTATATGTTTGTTAACAGGCTTAAGGTGCTGTATTGGTgttagctagtcatcttttagctaacattagctagtcatcttttagctaacatttgCTAGTCAtattttagctaacattagctaatcatcttttagctaacattagctagtcatcttttagctaacattagctaatcatcttttagctaacattagctagtcatcttttagctaacattagctaatcatctttagctaacattagctagtcatcttttagctaacattagctgcATCCAACATCATTACTCAACTCAGTCGGTTAGTTTGAGAAAAACTGTGCAAAGTTCTTTGCGTGTTGCTACCATGATTCAAACACTAACCTGCGCGGCTctgcgcagcagcagcaggtgtaAACCCAGCTAGCGTCTTAGCGctcatgttgcgtttaaaggcggctcggaAAAACAGGCTAAGACGTGTTAATAACGGATTAAACAGATTTAACTGCTGAGAAAAAGTGACAGAAGGCACAGATATGGGAAGTGTACTGTATCAAATcgatataggaataacagaCAGTTGGCCAGTTTAAggtcaaaacaacaaacagcttccagtccagAGGCACAGCGACTCTGTGGGCGGGTAATTCCTCCCAATGCCTCCCAATGCCCCCTAATGCTCCCGGGCCTGGATAAGATTATGatccaaactaaatatctaCTTGGCAAACTAGCTTGCTAAGTAAATATGTTGTGTTTAGTTGGCAAGCTCAATATTTAGCTTATGGCTAACTAAATAGTTACATAGCAAGGTAACTTGCGAAATATCTAGTTAGCCTgaagctaagtatttagttaGAAAGCCAGTTTGCCcggtaaatatttagcttacaaaCTAAATAGAAATCTGACTCATCTCCCGGTAACCAAATCCACCTAATGCTACAAATAAAG encodes:
- the bricd5 gene encoding BRICHOS domain-containing protein 5 isoform X1, giving the protein MSLNAVDLLMFMPCSQGEGSDSAHFPAKGFWICLSALLLLVAMAIGLTGYLALTGPGSTSLQTVRLTAPDQTGILLNQTAVLDPQNHLVTLSVTAAGNQTSTVLFDVKHGLICYRPADQQRCFLQTMERSDYDHVGSLLSGPQNQGDVQLSGNETQRRTQFLGVMAGGQVGVASLDEPLRTLCRDRTVHRTRRTDGPGKQRLVYFCIDICFPSNICVSVCFYYLPE
- the bricd5 gene encoding BRICHOS domain-containing protein 5 isoform X2, yielding MVKCWTRSGGGRGAGEGSDSAHFPAKGFWICLSALLLLVAMAIGLTGYLALTGPGSTSLQTVRLTAPDQTGILLNQTAVLDPQNHLVTLSVTAAGNQTSTVLFDVKHGLICYRPADQQRCFLQTMERSDYDHVGSLLSGPQNQGDVQLSGNETQRRTQFLGVMAGGQVGVASLDEPLRTLCRDRTVHRTRRTDGPGKQRLVYFCIDICFPSNICVSVCFYYLPE